Proteins from a genomic interval of Dama dama isolate Ldn47 chromosome 1, ASM3311817v1, whole genome shotgun sequence:
- the LOC133055609 gene encoding olfactory receptor 5I1-like, whose protein sequence is MEVENGTVKTQFFLLGFSDHPELQSVLFAVFLSIYSVTLMGNLGMVLLITVSPPLHTPMYFFLRILSFVDACYSSVIAPKLLVDLVSDKKTISYSGCAAQFYFFCCLVDTESFILTVMAYDRYIAICNPLLYTVIMSKRICHQLAIGAFLGGTMSSVIHTTNTFQLSFCSSEINHFFCDVSPLFSLSCTDTYIHDVVLVVFASLVEALCLLTVLLSYILITAAILKTRSADGRRKGFSTCACHLTVVSIYHGTLIFIYLRPSTGHSLDIDKVTSVFYTLIIPMLNPLIYSLRNKDVKNAFRKMISRKFLS, encoded by the coding sequence GACCACCCAGAACTGCAGAGTGTTCTTTTTGCTGTGTTTCTGTCTATCTACTCTGTCACCCTGATGGGGAACCTTGGGATGGTCTTATTAATCACAGTCAGTCCCCCTTTGCACACCCCTATGTACTTTTTTCTCCGCATCTTGTCTTTCGTAGATGCTTGCTACTCCTCAGTCATTGCCCCCAAGTTACTTGTGGACTTAGTTTCTGATAAGAAGACCATTTCTTACAGTGGCTGTGCtgcacagttttatttcttctgctgTTTGGTGGACACAGAGTCTTTTATCTTGACTGTCATGGCTTATGACCGGTACATAGCCATCTGCAACCCCCTGCTTTACACTGTTATTATGTCCAAGAGGATTTGCCACCAGCTTGCAATTGGGGCATTTTTAGGGGGTACCATGAGCTCAGTGATTCACACCACTAATACCTTTCAACTGTCTTTCTGCTCCAGTGAAATTAACCATTTCTTTTGTGACGtctcccctctcttctctctgtcctGCACTGACACCTATATCCATGATGTTGTACTGGTGGTCTTTGCTAGTTTAGTGGAAGCTCTCTGCCTTCTAACAGTTCTCCTCTCTTATATCCTCATCACAGCAGCAATTCTTAAAACAAGATCTGCTGACGGAAGAAGAAAAGGATTCTCCACTTGTGCTTGCCATCTGACCGTGGTCTCTATCTACCATGGTACCCTGATCTTCATTTATTTGCGTCCCAGTACTGGCCATTCACTGGATATTGATAAAGTGACCTCTGTGTTCTATACATTGATTATACCTATGCTGAATCCCCTGATTTACAGTCTAAggaacaaagatgtgaaaaatgcttTTAGGAAAATGATTAGCAGGAAATTTCTTTCTTAA